The Spirulina subsalsa PCC 9445 region GCCCATGACGCACTACCCGACGAATGAGACGACGTAAAACATAACCTCGGTCAGTATTTGAGGCCATAATTCCATCAGAAATCATGTGAACGACAGAGCGCACATGATCCCCAATCACTTTAAGGGAAATTTGAGTCTGAGCATCGGCTTTAAAGTAATCAATTCCGACAATTTTGGCCGCCGTTTGAATAATGGGCAGAATCAGATCCGTTTCATAATTATTCGGCACACTTTGGAGAATTTGCGCCATCCGTTCTAACCCCAATCCGGTATCAATATTTTGTTTTTCTAAGGGGGTCAAATTGCCTTCTATATCTCGGTTGTATTGCATAAACACGAGATTGTAGAACTCAATAAAACGGCTGTCGTCCTCTAAATCAATAGTTTTGTCCCCTTTTTCCGGGTGGAAATCATAGTAAATTTCCGAACAAGGGCCACAGGGACCCGTGGGGCCGGATACCCAGAAATTATCCTCATCTCCCATGCGTTGGATGCGGTGTTCTGGGATGCCGATTTGATCTCGCCAAATGGCAAAGGCTTCCTCATCTTGTTCGTAGACACTGGGAATTAAACGTTCTGGGGGGAGGCCAAAAACTTCCGTTGAGAGTTCCCACGCCCAGGCGATCGCCTGTTCTTTGAAGTAGTCCCCAAAACTAAAATTCCCTAACATTTCAAAGAATGTATGGTGTCTGGCGGTGCGGCCGACGTTCTCGATGTCATTGGTGCGGATACATTTTTGGGAGGTGGTAGCGCGATCGCAAGGGGCTGGTTTTTGCCCTAAAAATATCGGCTTAAAGGGCAACATCCCCGCAATGGTCAGGAGTACGGTCGGATCTTCCGGCACGAGGGAGGCACTGGGTAGGATTTTATGACCCCGTTGAGCGTAGAATTCTAAGAATTTGTCTCGAATCTCGCTACCTTTGAGAAACTGGGGAGAGTAAGTCATAGTTTTTTCTGTAAATCGGTTAGGCAAATATATTGTTACATTTTCTGGGGTGTAGGGGTCGGGGGTCGAGGAATTCAGAATTATTCCCTCTTCCCGACTCAAAAAAAATGGCCTTGAAAATGGGGCTTTTTGGGTTGACTTTTGACTTTTGCAATGATATTATCAGACAATGGGAGTGGTTGCGGCTAAAAATGAGTGCAACCACTCCCATTATGAAATAAACTTACTTAAAAACAGTTTCCCAAAGCCTCGCCCTTCTGTCCAGAAAAATTTACATTTCGTTACAAAATTTTTGAGTTCACATCTCCGCCCTTCTGGGGTAGGGAAAGAAACCCGGTTTCAGGTTTAAGGTCAGAAACCGGGTTTTTCGTGGGGATTGGGGGAGAAACGGGAGGATAAACCTAACCCAGTTTCTCGGAAGTCGCCAATTAAGCCCCACCCCTTAATTTATCCAACACCGAACGATCCTCTAAGGTAGAAGTATCCCCCGCTACTTCTTGTCCGGCGGCGAGATTGCGCAGTAAACGGCGCATAATCTTCCCAGAACGAGTTTTCGGCATAGCATCGGTAAAATGAATATCTCCGGGGCGGGCGATCGCACCAATTTCTTTCACCACATGATCCTTTAACTCCTGAGTGAGACTATCACTAGGCTCATAATCCCCTTCTAAGGTGACAAAAGCGACCACCTCCTCCCCTTTCACCTCATCGGGTTTCCCCACCACGGCGGCCTCAGCAACAGCCGGATGGGACACTAAAGCCGACTCAATTTCCATCGTGCCTAAACGGTGTCCCGATACACTAATCACATCATCCACTCGTCCCATAACCCAAAAATACCCATCCTGATCTCGTCGTGCGCCATCCCCGGCAAAATAAAAATACTGGCCCTCTTTGGGGGCAATATGTTCCCAATAGGTGCGGCGGAACCGGGCATCATCGCCGTACACGGTGCGCATCATGCTAGGCCAAGGGTGCTTGATGACCAAATAGCCTCCCTCGTTGGCCCCGACGGAGTTTCCGTCAAGATCCACGACATCGGCGAGAATACCGGGGAAGGGGAAGGTGGCGGAACCGGGTTTGGTGGGGGTGGCACCGGGGAGGGGGGTTAACATAAAGCCTCCGGTTTCCGTTTGCCACCAAGTATCAACAATGGGGCAACGTTCGCCGCCGATGACTTTGTGGTACCACATCCAAGCCTCGGGGTTAATCGGTTCGCCGACGGTGCCGAGAATGCGCAGGGAGGAGAGATTGCGGCGCTTAGGATGGTGTTCTCCCATTTTAATAAAGGCGCGAATGGCGGTGGGGGCGGTGTAAAAAATGGTCACGCCGTATTTTTCCACTACATCCCAGAAGCAGCCGAGGTTAGAGGGGCGGGGGACTCCTTCATACATAACCGTTGTTGCCCCGTTGGAGAGGGGGCCGTAGACGATGTAACTATGTCCGGTAATCCAGCCTACATCGGCGGTACACCAGTAAACGTCCGTATCTTGGAGGTCGAAAGTCCATTTAGTGGTGATGTGGGTGTAGAGGTTATAGCCTCCGGTGGTGTGGACAACTCCTTTGGGTTTTCCGGTGGTGCCACTGGTGTAGAGGATAAAGAGCAGGTCCTCACTGTCCATAGGTTCCGGGGGGCAGTCGGCAGAGACTCCCGCTTGTAGGTCGTGCCACCAGTGATCTCGACCGGGTTCCATCTGGACTTTTTCTTTAGTCCGTTGAACGACGAGAACGTTATTGACGCTTTCGACGCCTTCTTCTAGGGCTTGGTCAACGGCGGCTTTGAGGGGAACGACTTTATCTTTGCGGAATCCTCCGTCGGCGGTAACGACTAATTTGGCTTGGGCATCGTTTAAGCGGGTGCGTAGGGCTTCGGCACTGAATCCGCCGAAAATCACACTATGGGCGGCTCCGATTCTCGCACAGGCTAACATGGCGATCGCGGCTTCGGGAATCATGGGCATATAAATCCCCACGCGATCGCCTTTCTGCACCCCCAACTGTTTAAACACATTGGCCATCTGGCACACTTCCCGATGGAGTTGGGCATAGGTTAAGGTGCGAGAATCCCCGGGTTCTCCTTCCCAAATAATAGCGGCTTTGTTTTTGCGCCAGGTGGTTAGGTGACGGTCAAGGCAGTTATGGGAAATATTGATTTTGCCGTTGACAAACCATTTGGCATAGGGGGGTTGCCAGTCTAAGACTTGATCCCATTTTTGGAACCATTCCAGTTCCGTTTCGGCTAATTCTGCCCAAAATCCTTGGGGATCGGCTTTGGCTTTATCGTAAAGATGGCCATACTCATCGAGGTTTTTAATCCGGGCGTTTTGGGAAAAGTCGGCCGGGGGGGGAAAGGTTCGGTTTTCGTGCAGGATTGATTCAATGGTTGGTTGAGACATGGGTATTGTGTGTTACGAAAGGCTTTTTTTCCACAATACCTGACTCTGTGGTGTTCAATCGTGAAGTTCTGCGAATGGAGGGAACAGGGAATCGGGAGTCGGGAGTCGGGAGTCGGGAATCGGGAGTCGGGAATAGTTAATAATTATCAACTCCCCCGCTCCCCCTTGCGAAAAAGCTGGAAAAAGACGATAGTTTAATTTCGTGGGTTCAATGGCTTTTAGTCCTGATCTATCAAGCCTTTTAGGGGTTTGTGAACGAAGTGTAAAATAGTGGCAAATTGGAGAAATTTCGCTCTCCTATTCCTGGCTCCCAACCCCCTAGTCCCCAATTTTGACAAATTAGGATTGTGTGCATTTTGTCAAGTCCTATATATAGGGGTTAATTAATGGGATAACACTATTTATGGGGTATTGAAGTTTTGGACACAACGGGATTTTCCCGACTCCCTATTTCCTGTTCTCTGTTTCCTCAAATTTTCCGAGGCTCCCGGAAAATGGCTGAAACGTTGATTTTTCGTCGGGAGCCTCGGTTTCTTGTCCTGTAAGGGTTTGAGGTGTGTTGATGGGAAATTCAACGGGTTACAGAGGGGTGATTTTAGGGGAGCCTCGGAAATGGGGTCTAGACATTAGGCGGGGCAAGGGGTTATAATGGGGGGAGTTCCTCTTTAATGGGGGACTAAATTGAATGGAAACAAGGGGACTTAGCCCAATTCCTAGGAGACTTCTTCCCGTTCCTCTTTAATGGGGGACTAAATTGAATGGAAACACTTTTACCTTGCTCGTTCTTAGGAGGCTTGGAAAGGGTTCCTCTTTAATGGGGGACTAAATTGAATGGAAACTTCTTAATACTCTCACATATCATGGTTTGCCATCATGTTCCTCTTTAATGGGGGACTAAATTGAATGGAAACTTGTCAATATATTTCACTACATCCTTTTTCTTGAACGGTTCCTCTTTAATGGGGGACTAAATTGAATGGAAACTCATCAGCGGGGCTTGCGTTTCGAGTATTTCTCGTACTAGTTCCTCTTTAATGGGGGACTAAATTGAATGGAAACAACACGCTGGAATATGCCGAAACGATCCACTCGATCGTTCCTCTTTAATGGGGGACTAAATTGAATGGAAACAGTTCTCCGTAAGTAAAGAATACAGCTTGGTTCTCCCGTTCCTCTTTAATGGGGGACTAAATTGAATGGAAACCACGGGGCCATCTTTCATATCTGTTACAACTTTATAGTTCCTCTTTAATGGGGGACTAAATTGAATGGAAACTCAGGCAAGCTGGGGTTAGTACGCCTATTCGGGTAGTTCCTCTTTAATGGGGGACTAAATTGAATGGAAACCAGGAAATTCCCCTCAAATAGACCCTTATTTTTAGGGTTCCTCTTTAATGGGGGACTAAATTGAATGGAAACTCACGGTCTACAATAGAGAGAACCTGCTGAGGCGCGCCCGTTCCTCTTTAATGGGGGACTAAATTGAATGGAAACCCCGATAGTTGCGTAGGTGAATCTTGCCATTCTCAAGGGGTTCCTCTTTAATGGGGGACTAAATTGAATGGAAACTAAAAACGGTTCTGATGTTGCGATTACTGCCAAACAACTTGTTCCTCTTTAATGGGGGACTAAATTGAATGGAAACTTGGATTGCCGACTGGAAGTTGAAATTGCTTTTTTGTTCCTCTTTAATGGGGGACTAAATTGAATGGAAACTACTAAGTCAGTAACATCAGAGACTTCCTCTGGGGTTAAGTTCCTCTTTAATGGGGGACTAAATTGAATGGAAACTTTTGTGACATATTGTTAAAGCCAAGGTTCTTCATTTATACCGTTCCTCTTTAATGGGGGACTAAATTGAATGGAAACTTTGATCCACATTACTTCTAATTTCTTTGGGAGGGAGTTCCTCTTTAATGGGGGACTAAATTGAATGGAAACTATCTTCGCTCTTATTCCATTACCCTCTATTTCAAGAAAGGTTCCTCTTTAATGGGGGACTAAATTGAATGGAAACCCACTTCTGTCCGCGAACAACTACACTACCCCATGCCCAGTTCCTCTTTAATGGGGGACTAAATTGAATGGAAACAACCCAAACATCTTCACATGGGCGTTGTACGCCTCGTGAAGGTTCCTCTTTAATGGGGGACTAAATTGAATGGAAACATCTTTAAAGTAGTCTTGTAAAGATTTAATTGACAAGTTCCTCTTTAATGGGGGACTAAATTGAATGGAAACCTAACGATCACCTTTTGCTGATACAAGCCGATCAAGCTTTGTTCCTCTTTAATGGGGGACTAAATTGAATGGAAACGTGCCGAGAGAGCTAGACAACTTGAAGGCGATCGTATTTGGTTCCTCTTTAATGGGGGACTAAATTGAATGGAAACATCTCATCTTCCGATTCGGCTAGAATCTCTTGCCCGAGTTCCTCTTTAATGGGGGACTAAATTGAATGGAAACCTGTGATCTTTTGTCCTGCAAGCTCTTTCTTGTTAAAGTTCCTCTTTAATGGGGGACTAAATTGAATGGAAACGATGTTATTCCCGATAATTTCATTGTTCCATTCAACCTCTGTTCCTCTTTAATGGGGGACTAAATTGAATGGAAACCTTTCCTAGAGGGAAGTCGCAACAAAAACATCCCTACAGTTTTGGTTGAGGTAGTGGGTTGGGTGGGTTGAGAGGGGGCGATCGCCCTAGGCCCCCATCCATGACAAGCCTCAGAAATTTAGCTACAATCCCCACAGCACCACCCCCAACCCAGATCCACCAATGGTTAGTTAAAAACTAGACCTACCCCGCTCAACCTATGTCAGTAATCCCCGTCCAAACAAAAGCCCAAGTCCTCGCTCTCCTTCAAGAACATCACCAAACATTACACAACTTTGGCGTTAAACGTTGTGGCATCTTGGGTTCATTTGTCCACGACCATGCAATTCACCCCCAAAGTGATGTTGATATCTTAGTCACCTTTGAACCAAACCAAAAAACCTTTGATAACTTCATCCACTTATCTTTTTTCCTAGAAGATATTTTTGGTAGATCCGTCGATCTCATCACCATTGAATCCTTGAGTCCTTACATCAGGCCACACATTTTAAATGAGGTTGAATATGTCCCCATCGGCTCGTGAATACCTACAACACATCTTGGATGAAACAACATACATGATGACAAACTCTGTTGATTTAAATAAAACAGAATTTCTGCAAAATGAAACCATAAAACGTGCCTATGTTCGTAGCATTGAAGTCATTGGCGAAGCCGTCAAACAATTGCCGGATGAATTGCGCCAAGAAGCGGACTATCGGTTACTGGGCAGAGCCAAGTAACGAGGAATCCTCATGTCAGCCAATATTGTCCAGTTTTTTAGTTAAAAAACTGGACAACCTGCTAAAATAGCCAAAAACATCATCAGCCATACCAATCACCATGCCAGCCCCCCAAACTCCAAGCATCGCTTCACTGGTGCGTGAGCGCGTCACATCCCAGGGCGATAGCTATTGGCAAACCAAAGACTTCAACGACCTATCAGCCCCTAACGCTGTCACCAAAGCCCTCACCCGTTTAGCAAAAGACAATACCTTAAAGCGAGTGAGTAAAGGCATTTACTATCACCCTAAACCCACTCGCTTTGGCCCATCCCATCCCACCCAAGCAGGACTCCATCGCTTACTCAAAGACTATTACATTTATCCAGCAGGTCTAAGCGCCGCTAACCTACTCGGATTCACCACCCAAAACGTGCCCGCTGGAGAATTTGCAACCACAGCCCGCAGCATTCCCCCTCGGATTTTGGGGCCAAAGGCAAAACTTCACGTCAATCGACCAGAAACCTGGAAAGAACTATCGAGTAAAGAAGCGGCAATTTTGGATATTATCCGCTGTGTTGGCCAATCCAGTGATTTATCACCAGAAGAAACCAAAGCCCTATTAATCCACCATATTAAAGCCGAAAACTGTTTCTCAAAATTCCTTAAAATTTCCGCCCACGAACCTCCCCATGTTCGAGCCATTTTAGGCGCGATCGGTCAAGAAATTGGGGTGAATTTTTCACAACTTAAACAACTTCGAGACAACATCAACCCGCTCACCCGCTTTAATTTTGGAAAACTGCGTACACTCTCCCATGCTTCTCAGTGGCAAGCGAAATGAAATTATTTAAACATCCTGATTTTCGAGATTTAATCAATGCGACCGTTGCCCACTTTTCACAACGCCCATTGACCGAAGAAATTGTTGAGAAAGACTACTACATCACCGAAGCACTGCGGATCATCGCCAATCATTCTCCAGATCAGGTTATTTTCAAAGGAGGTACAAGCTTATCTAAAGGCTGGGATCTCATTCAGCGATTCTCTGAAGATATTGATCTATTCTTGGATAAAAGCAAGTTCAAGCCAGAATTATCCAAAAATAAAACCAATAATTATCTGAAAAGTTTGAAAACCATAGTTGAAGATGATGAAGCATTTACTTGGAAGAGAACAGTGAATTCAGAAAAATGTAAACATCGCTCTGATGAATTTGAGTATCAATCCTGTATCGACGAAGGCTTAAATAGTTTGTCGAATACTATTTTGTTAGAAATAGGAACTCGAAGCGGTAACTTTCCGATTGAAAAGCGAGCAATCTGCTCCTATATTGTGCGTTTTT contains the following coding sequences:
- a CDS encoding nucleotidyl transferase AbiEii/AbiGii toxin family protein, with the translated sequence MKLFKHPDFRDLINATVAHFSQRPLTEEIVEKDYYITEALRIIANHSPDQVIFKGGTSLSKGWDLIQRFSEDIDLFLDKSKFKPELSKNKTNNYLKSLKTIVEDDEAFTWKRTVNSEKCKHRSDEFEYQSCIDEGLNSLSNTILLEIGTRSGNFPIEKRAICSYIVRFLQETEMTLNAEDESSFDINALHFKRTFVEKLFIVHNKITAVGDRLENLNDRDVRHFYDLYQLSKEPDVINLLKSNDYAKIREDCARISQENFAQTTAELLPNFADSPALFPTGDVAEQLKKRYQQQCNLLCYGDYPAWDAVQTQLSSLKEWL
- a CDS encoding nucleotidyltransferase family protein, which translates into the protein MSVIPVQTKAQVLALLQEHHQTLHNFGVKRCGILGSFVHDHAIHPQSDVDILVTFEPNQKTFDNFIHLSFFLEDIFGRSVDLITIESLSPYIRPHILNEVEYVPIGS
- a CDS encoding HepT-like ribonuclease domain-containing protein, which translates into the protein MMTNSVDLNKTEFLQNETIKRAYVRSIEVIGEAVKQLPDELRQEADYRLLGRAK
- a CDS encoding DUF6088 family protein — encoded protein: MPAPQTPSIASLVRERVTSQGDSYWQTKDFNDLSAPNAVTKALTRLAKDNTLKRVSKGIYYHPKPTRFGPSHPTQAGLHRLLKDYYIYPAGLSAANLLGFTTQNVPAGEFATTARSIPPRILGPKAKLHVNRPETWKELSSKEAAILDIIRCVGQSSDLSPEETKALLIHHIKAENCFSKFLKISAHEPPHVRAILGAIGQEIGVNFSQLKQLRDNINPLTRFNFGKLRTLSHASQWQAK
- the acs gene encoding acetate--CoA ligase, encoding MSQPTIESILHENRTFPPPADFSQNARIKNLDEYGHLYDKAKADPQGFWAELAETELEWFQKWDQVLDWQPPYAKWFVNGKINISHNCLDRHLTTWRKNKAAIIWEGEPGDSRTLTYAQLHREVCQMANVFKQLGVQKGDRVGIYMPMIPEAAIAMLACARIGAAHSVIFGGFSAEALRTRLNDAQAKLVVTADGGFRKDKVVPLKAAVDQALEEGVESVNNVLVVQRTKEKVQMEPGRDHWWHDLQAGVSADCPPEPMDSEDLLFILYTSGTTGKPKGVVHTTGGYNLYTHITTKWTFDLQDTDVYWCTADVGWITGHSYIVYGPLSNGATTVMYEGVPRPSNLGCFWDVVEKYGVTIFYTAPTAIRAFIKMGEHHPKRRNLSSLRILGTVGEPINPEAWMWYHKVIGGERCPIVDTWWQTETGGFMLTPLPGATPTKPGSATFPFPGILADVVDLDGNSVGANEGGYLVIKHPWPSMMRTVYGDDARFRRTYWEHIAPKEGQYFYFAGDGARRDQDGYFWVMGRVDDVISVSGHRLGTMEIESALVSHPAVAEAAVVGKPDEVKGEEVVAFVTLEGDYEPSDSLTQELKDHVVKEIGAIARPGDIHFTDAMPKTRSGKIMRRLLRNLAAGQEVAGDTSTLEDRSVLDKLRGGA